The Leptospira sp. WS39.C2 genome contains a region encoding:
- a CDS encoding rubredoxin translates to METKEFKIWKCSVCGWIYDEKVGDPSEGFSPGTLWEQIPDEWECPECGVGKADFNMIDVTSSN, encoded by the coding sequence ATGGAAACGAAAGAATTTAAAATTTGGAAATGTAGTGTATGCGGTTGGATTTACGATGAAAAGGTTGGTGATCCGTCTGAAGGATTTTCTCCTGGTACCTTATGGGAACAAATCCCCGATGAATGGGAATGTCCAGAATGTGGTGTTGGCAAAGCTGATTTCAATATGATAGATGTAACATCATCGAATTAA
- a CDS encoding TIGR04452 family lipoprotein yields MKKTLTILFLTSILGISLNCNQPVLGGLSSKNITGKDALKKLVDAASQIDTIYIRSIAGSSSSSSISSATLLASLLNGLLVPIAAGLEDEKYYLKDGVDKCVTNIYALGLILDNYLTVGLSCDIKPAPVLGLP; encoded by the coding sequence ATGAAAAAAACACTCACGATCCTTTTCCTTACTTCTATCTTAGGAATTTCCTTAAATTGCAACCAACCTGTATTAGGTGGTTTGAGTTCGAAAAATATCACTGGCAAAGATGCTTTAAAAAAACTAGTCGATGCAGCTTCGCAAATTGATACCATTTACATTCGTTCAATTGCTGGATCCTCCTCTTCTTCGAGCATTTCTTCTGCAACTTTATTAGCATCATTATTAAATGGGCTTTTAGTGCCAATTGCTGCTGGACTCGAAGATGAAAAATACTATTTAAAAGATGGTGTTGATAAATGTGTTACCAATATCTATGCACTTGGCCTTATTCTAGATAATTATCTAACAGTTGGTTTAAGTTGCGACATCAAACCTGCTCCTGTATTAGGATTACCTTAA